TCACCAACATTATCCTGGGCCTCAATtgtttcaaaatcaatttttgcGTTTGCGTTTACATgaccaataaaaattttaaaaccatataatGAGTAAAAGATCAAACAATTCTCatggaaccatttttttttacctttccTTTTGAAGGCACAAACTTAGGATTTGGATTAATATATAAGCAGTTAAGTACCAATAAAAGATTAGAAACCAGACTTTTTAAAAAGCAAAGATCAAACTAGTCTTGACAAAAGgaataaagaaacaaaagcgACTTGTTTAAGCAGCTCTTGCAAGAACTTGAAGACTTTCAGGAACATCAGAaggatcaatgaagaaactccTCCTTCCCAAAACCACCTTTGGTACACTCACAGTCAACACACCGTCTTCATAACCAGCTGATATTCCGGTTATATCTATCGATTCTGGTAACCGGAACTTCCTCTTGAAACTCCTGACCGGTGGATCCGGTGACCTCTCTGTTGTCTCCGTGCGTATGTTTAAGTATATAGAATCTTCGATCTCcacttttatttcttctttcctcaAACCTGAttcaagaattaaaaaaaaaacaaaaaacataaagatGATCTTAAAAAAAATGTGTGGTAGTGAATATATAATTGAGGGATTagttagttatattattttatttaccaGGAAGATCAACAGAGAAAATGTGAGAATCTGGAGTCTGAGACCAACGAATATGATTCTCTTGAGAAACTTGGTAGCCATTAAGAGCTCGTGATGATAGAAGATATTCCCATGGTGTCAATTGAATCCTCTGAAAATccattttttctctctcttttttttcttgtggatTGTTTTTGGATTATGGTTCCTATTTATAGTAATTAAACAGATGCCACCCACTTGAACTAAACTTGATCCATTTGAGCAACTTGTTGTCTACCTTGAAAACTCAATCATTAATGaaagaagatttaaaaaaacacttttgttaaaaaaacactttaaaaaTCGATATAATTTTAGGGTAATTGGGCTCTATAGCTATGAAAAAAAGCATAATTCACCGAGTAACTATTTCCCCTAACAGACATATACACGCTGTTACATATACATATTAATACTGTAATACCCTTATCCTCAACCGGCGTAACctgctaaaaaaaataaaacaaaaattaattattaactcTACAAAGGTAAATCGTGGCTTACTCGACTTCACATCTTCCCTTTTCACAATTGCCACTGTTGGCCTTCTTCCAAACCACCGATTTTCTCTCCACAATCATCACTGTCGGCCTCCTCTGTGTTTCTTCGACTCCAAGAAGTGTGTTGTAAAGGGGAAATCGTATGTGCTTGTGAAATTGGTTGCGAGAAGAGTTCGTAAGTGTGATCAGCGTGAACGATCACCAGAACCTCATCTCTTTCATATTGGCGATTAGGTTGAGATCTGTTGTAATATTGTAACTTTTCTGTTTTCTAACGTATATTCAATTGTTTCAATTTCATTTCCCCTATTTGGAATAGATTCAGCCCTAGTCTATTCTAAGTTGATAAATCTAACTCAGCGTTTCTGTTGCATATCTGATCTGGTAATCTGAGGTAAACAAATTGATTTAAGGTTGAAATTTTTTGGTTCATCGTACTCATATGTTTACTGCGAAGGGAGGATAGTAATTATGGAATGAAAAGTCTCTTTTACGATAAATAAGTTTACTTCTCTGTGAAATGGAATATCTTATGGATCTTGTGCTATTTGAAATGGGAAATCTTGGTTTTAAAGATTGGCTACCTGTCATTCCATTCCTCTGCTATTTCTGAAGAATCATATCAGAACTAATATACTATTCGCTTTTCATTCCATCTGACCATATGTTTcattccatatatataaattctatATTATATCAGATGGTACAATTCTAAATGCATATGTTACTTCTTTACTCGCATAGGCTATTTGAGATTGACACAACTAAACATATAACCTAAGCATAAAGTAATTCATATACTTGTAGCCTATCTCATATGCTATTATTTCCTTCCAACTTGTAAACGAACGTGtgtcttcatttttattttgttcttcaGGTTTGTCATGGATGAATTGGAAGGGTAATAGTATTTATATACTACTTTATGAAATGGAATAGATTGTCTTTCCTTCAAATTTAGTTTTTCTCTTATTTgccatttttattaatatataatgtattatTTAGTAAGTTATATTTCATTTGATgcttgaaagagagtttcatCTTGTTCGTTGTTGTTTCATGTTCTATTGATATGAGTTCTGAATTGGTGTAtacatatgttttatattagtctgtatatgattttgtaaagagaaataatatattgaatttaaATGGAATAGAATTTATTATGACatcaaattaaaaagaatacAATGTGATGTTGAATGATATTTATATGATGTTGTCTCTTGCACCTCTTTTCTCTAATACCGTCAATCTTCATTTCTTTTCGCTACAGTCAATCGAAATTTGGTGTAAGCATTAGCCCATTCCAATTAATCATAGACActtcaaaatttgaataatatatatgcACTATGCTATATTGATTTTTACCTTTTCTATTCTAtatgataaaattttgaaatttgggtttagtttatgaaagattGGGGTTCATATTAGATTAGAGTTTATATTTCCATGTAGGGTTTAGTAATTAGTGGTTAGAGTTTCGTTTATGAAAGATTGGGGTTAActttggattagggtttatatttctgGGATTAGTTGATATGGTTTAGTTTATGTACAATTAAATTGGTTGCGAGAAGAGTTCGTAAGTGTGATCGGCGTGAACGATCACCAGAACCTCATCTCTTTCATATCGGCGATTAGGTTGAGATCTGTTGTAATATTGTAACTTTTCTGTTTTCTAACGTATATTCAATTGTTTCAATTTCATTTCCCCTATTTGGAATAGATTCAGCCCTAGTCTATTCTAAGTTGATAAATCTAACTCAGCGTTTCTGTTGCATATCTGATCTGGTAATCTGAGGTAAACAAATTGATTTAAGGTTGAAATTTTTTGGTTCGTCGTACTCATATGTTTACTGCGAAGGGAGGATAGTAATTATGGAATGAAAAGTCTCCTTTACGATAAATAAGTTTACTTCTCTGTGAAATGGAATATCTTATGGATCTTGTGCTATTTGAAATGGGAAATCTTAGTTTTAAAGATTGGCTACCTGTCATTCCATTCCTCTGCTATTTCTGAAGAATCATATCAGAACTAATATACTATTCGCTTTTCATTCCATCTGACCATATGTTTcattccatatatataaattctatATTATATCAGATGTTACAATTCTAAATGCATATGTTACTTCTTTACTCGCATAGGCTATTTGAGATTGACACAACTAAACATATAACCTAAGCATAAAGTAATTCATATACTTGTAGCCTATCTCATATGCTATTATTTCCTTCCAACTTGTAAACGAACGTGtgtcttcatttttattttgttcttcaGGTTTGTCATGGATGAGTTGGAAGGGTAATAGTATTTATATACTACTTTATGAAATGGAATAGATTGTCTTTCCTTCAAATTTGGTTTTTCTCTTATTTgccatttttattaatatataatgtattatTTAGTAAGTTATATTTCATTTGATGCTTGAAAGAGAGGTTTCATCTTGTTCGTTGTTGTTTCATGTTCTATTGATATGATTTCTGAATTGGTGTAtacatatgttttatattagtctgtatatgattttgtaaagaGAAATAATGTATTGAATTTAAATGGAATAGAATTTATTATGACatcaaattaaaaagaatacAATGTGATGTTGAATGATATTTATATGATGTTGTCTCTTGCATCTCTTTTCTCTAATACCGTCAATCTTCATTTCTTTTTTCGCTACAGTCAATCGAAATTTGGTGTAAGCATTAGCCCATTCCAATTAATCATAGACActtcaaaatttgaataatatatatgcACTATGCTATATTGATTTTTACCTTTTCTATTCTAtatgataaaattttgaaatttgggtttagtttatgaaagattGGGGTTCATATTAGATTAGAGTTTATATTTCCATGTAGGGTTTAGTAATTAGTGGTTAGAGTTTCGTTTATGAAAGATTGGGGTTAActttggattagggtttatatttctgGGATTAGTTGATATGGTTTAGTTTATGTACAATTACATTGGGGCAAACATTACCATTTTTCATGAAGATATATCCATATCAACATTTGAGAAATATATTAAGATGATCTTTAGATAGCAACTATATATTCaccttttctattttatatgctCATGTAGAATGGAAATGCATGTTACTTGTATTTCGAAATTTGGATTTAATTTATGAAAGATTGGGGTTGACATTAGAGTTGGGGCattagattagggtttatatttccatGTAGGATTTAGTATTAGTGGCGagggtttagtttatgaaagattGGAGTTGACAttgaattagggtttatatttccgtgtagggtttagtgattagttgaTAGGGTTTAGTTTATGTACGATTGGAATTGACATTGGGGCAAGCATTACCACCTTCCATGAAGGCATAGCCATATCAACATTTGAGTTTAGTGTAAGCATTACCACATTCCTTGCAATCACAAACActtcaaaatttgaacaatatatttgtatttgttaTATCGTTTGTCAcattttctattctatatgTACATGTAGAATAGAAATGAATATTACTTGTATTTCGAAATTTGAGTTTAGTTTACGAAAGATTGGGATTGAtattggattagggtttataaaTTCTCAACCTCATTGCTTTGAGTTTCTTCAGATTGACTTGCATTGATAAGAAGATGGAATACAACATTTATTAATACAACTACTAATTTACACCATTTGTTTAACTCCACACAGTAAAAATATCTTTACTAACTCCACATGTTTACGTGGCTTCCTCCTACTCTTTAATATGGAGTAGCTGTAAGCCATTGTCATTAATTATGTCACCATCTCTCCCCAACCGTAGAAGTCATTGTCTTTGTAAGTGATTATATTGGTAAATTACATTCCCaagtttatattatatattgttcaTGTGGCATGAAACATACACTCATATAAATTTGATGGTTTGTATCATGTTGTTGCATTCAAAGGGTTTTGGTTGACCAGGGCCAAGCCTCACGTCCATGTTGTTATATTAGACGTATCCCACGCTATATGTACCCGTCTCTTCATCCAACCCCATGTACGGTACTTTCTAACTCCCACACAACTCTAGCTATGATATTGTTGTATACCATATGGAATAGTTCGGTTCTAAATAGTAACTGTTGATTTTGCCTATCTGAAGCTGGCAAAATGAGTATTTGGCTTTCATTTGGGTAAAGTACTACGTTCTTTCCTTGCGTTATACACATTTCAACTGTACCCAAAGTATTTATATGCTCTTTCAATTGGAACTACATTTATAAGGATACTATTCGCCTTATACTACGTAGTATGGACCTTCTATAATTGGTATAGAATACACTTGTTTCATTGTCGTCAATTCGCCGTTTGTTTTTGGTACACTTACGATCTTTATCTACTCATATATCTGCATCCCCTTTCATAATGTGTTGAATACATCTCTGTCACGCGCTCCGTATGTTTTTGTGATTGTTACGGTGCGACGCAAATCCACCACGTCGTTTACTTTGTAATATGAAACCTGTGACCTATTACTTTAAAGGGCATAACCGGGTGAGAAGAAGCACAAAAGCCTGACAATGAATTATGTCAAAATTATCACTACTTCCTTAATTTATCATCAAAAAATGGCTATTTCGCCAATTAGcccataatttattaaactgaAAAAAACAGCAATCTTGTCGAGTGAAATGTGGGGGTTCTtgatacctttttttttgtgcaacgtGGGGTTCTCGATACTGTGGATGAAGAAATACTTTGCTAAAATGATTGTACTTTAAAGTTTGATGGTAAGAGACTTTGGTTCTCTTGATATTGTCACTGTCACTGATGACCGACCACTAAATAAAACCATGGTTCCCTGCAAATAAAAAGATCTAAACTGTGTTCAATATTGTCACCAAACTGATCCTAGCTTAAAGCTCACgaaacaataaaatttatatttttttttttggttaaaaggtATAAAAATTTAGTGCAACAGATTGTTgacatacaatttttttttaaaaatattgtaggtatggctaaatcctaaatgtaactttcaaaaataataaaataattatatcctTATACAAATATTTCCATCCACTCATTTGCTTCGACCCCTCAAGTTgcagatatatatataccacCACTTGATATTTTACCGAATAAAagatattcaaaattttcaaagagGAAATTTTAGAGGACGGTAAGAAAAAGAGGAAAATTACAGGACCCCTGTTAGTGTAAATCTTAACTCAAAGCTACCCTcagtttaaacaattaattacaTAAATGCCCCCACTCTCGGACACGAACGAAACATTGGAGAGGGTTTATCAAAAGGGTTTTTCTAATCACACTCTTCGAATGAATCATCTTCTCCTCTAGATCTTCGCTACGCTTGAAGAAATGGGTTTAAGGAAAGCGAAACACAAACTGAGCGCCATCTTCCGCGTAGCGATGAGAAACGCCGGGAGAAAACCTCCAGACGCCGCTAACACCGCCGAAGCCGTCGCCGGAGAGTATCCCGAGATGGACTTTAATGGTCAAGGTGCctccttttttttaatctccGGTTTAAAAATCTCttctttagaaataaaaatgtgTTCTTTAATAGGAACAGAGTCATGGGGTTCGTTTCCGGACATTCTCTCGCCGCTTAAGTCTTTCACAGATCCATCCAACACTGTACAACAAGGAGGTAACAACACTCTAgtgatgttttttttgtaaatgatttGTTTAATCAAATCATCAGTGTTTCTGTAGATTCCTCTGGTGGAACGTCGTCACTCGCTGGTCTAGTCTCTTCTGGCTTTGGTGGTATGTAGTGTGTACGTACCCTTCTCTTGCGTTTCATTGATTGTGTGTTAGTCAAGTTGATACCTTTTTGAAATGGTTTCAGTTAAACCTCGGAAAAGAAAAGACGATAACGATTTTTCTTCCAAGAAGAAGACGTTGGAGTTGTCAGCTTTCTTATCTGGGAAACTCCCTCCATCGACAAAGAAACAACACGTGGCGCGTGGAAGGTTACAGTTCGAGACGTTCAAGAAGAACCAGTCGCAGCTTATGAAGAAGCTCTCTAAAGGATGCGCTCGGAAGCTGGGGCAGGAGACTACGTTCGAGGTGTTGTTTAAAATGGGGAAAGAAGCGGGGGAGAGAGAGTACAACGCGAGGATTCAGGTTTGTGTGGAGAACGCGAGGAGAAGCAATGACGCGGAGTATGTGCTTGATCAAGTTGGGAAAGCTATTGAGTATTTGAAAGAGATGAGGCAAGGAGGGTTCTCTATAAAGGAAGGGACTTACGGGCCGTTTTTTAGGTACTTGGTTGATATGGAGATGGTGGAGGAGTTTCAGATTTTTAAAGAGTTTATTAGGGAGGCGAGTCCTGAGTCTGTTGAGAGGCTTGTTTACTATGAGATGCTTCTTTGGATTCAAGTGAATGATGAGGAGAAGATACGCGAACTTTGTAATACGGTTGATTATGGTGGGAGGATAAGTTTATCAACCCTACAAGGTATGCCATACGCAGTGTTGATTGATATAAGTATTTATGTTGCTTTACTCTGAAAGTaacttttttggttttggtaaaCAGAATATCATTTGGTTGCACTGTGTGAGAAAGACAGAAAGGAAGATCTTCAGAAGCTTTTGGAGATTGTCGACATAACTAAAGTTTCTTCGCCGGAAGTACTGAAAAGCGTGTTTGAATACCTTGGAAACTCGCTATTGGAGGCTGTTGCAATGAAGTTACTTTTGGAACTAAGAGACTCTGGTAAATGTggatataataaatcaattgaAACAATCATTTTATAGTGGTGACATGTTAAATCTCTTGCGAGCATTTTATAGCATTCCAACATGGTTTCTTAACGTTTCCAGGTGAAGTGGAGACGGTTTCAAATCTCATATTTAGCTATGCCTCCTGCATCCCAAACTCCACGGTGAggtcttttctttgttttgtttctagCATACTTGCATCTGGTTTAACACTAGTATGGcgatttttgttaatttacaatGTTCCTTGCACCCAAGTCTCGTCTTAGATCTTAACTAGTACTGAAATACATATCACTTTGTTAGGTCTCAACATGCTTTTCATGTTGGGTATGCTACAAATTTAGCCAGTGTTCTTGAGACGATCCAATATTTGTGTTGAATATCTATGCCATTTTGAATGTAAATTAAAGCAGAGTTATTCAGTAACTTATCATTATTATTGTTTGGAAATGGTAGCAGACTCCATTCACAGAAACTGAGATAAATTTTGCTCACCTCTCTCAAGTAGCACTAAGTCGTTAAAGGTTCTTTTGAAGATAGCTTGTGACTCCTAACCATCCATATTTTGGTGGCTATAGGTAGATGATGCCATATTGAAGTTTAACAATTTGCATGAAGAACTAGATATTGTGCCTTCATCTTCATCCTATGAGAAGCTCGTTAATCATCTTTGTGGCTCGAATGAGGTATTTGCACGCTTCTATTAATTTGAATTTCCATTTCCGGTACTCTTTATAGTTAACTAATGATAAGTCTTCTGTGTCATAGGTGGCCACTGCTCTTGATGTAGTTGAAAATATGTGTGAAGAAGGTCTCGAAATATCGGAAAACATCCTACATTCATTATTAGATGCCATTGCCCAGATTCTTGAGTTTGATTTGGTACATACCTCCTTTCTTTCGAAGCATGTTCCTTGGGtttcgttttaaattttttttttcttataccaGCTTCATTACCTCATGTTCGCAGGTACAAAGAATCCATTCAATCATGAGCAACAAGTGTGTCAAGCCAAACAGTGAGACTTTCAGGAGATCGATAAGTTTGTGCATAAGAATCAAAGATGTAAGTAACTTCGTTTCTAACTTTATCAGCTTCAGTTGCTATCCCTAGTGAACTTCATCGCTAGAAAATGAGTATGAATGTGATGTTTCTCACAGATGCAATGTTTGCTGAACCTCTCGGTTTTGTGCAGTTTGAAGGTGCATATAATATGCTTGGTAATTTGAAGAATTTTAATTTGGCTCCGAACTCTAGCATGTACAATTCTATAATGGCAGGATATTTTCGGGAGGTAATTATATACTATGCTCTCTTTTCAATTATTCTCCTTTGAGTCGTTTTTGACAGGAGGATTCTGTATGGTTTTGAAGAAAAATGTGAACAAGGCATTAATGGTCCTCAAGGAAATGAAAGAAGCTGACGTTAAACCTGATTCTGTGACGTTTAGCTATCTGATAAACTATTGCGACCAAGAGGAGGCTATTGCGGAggtaatcaaattatatatagtacTGAACAATGAGGAATATATATaatctgtttcttttttattcttgTTCAAAGTATTACAAGGAGATGAAGGAAGCAGGAGTTCAAGCTAGTAAGCACATTTACATGTCCCTCATAAAAGCATATGCATCATGCAAACAATTTGAGAAGGCAAAACAGGTAGGCATGCGTGTTATATGCTCTTCTAAAATCTCCAAAtgattatattcataaattagtGTAAGAGCGCAATCTTTGTTCTTACATTAGGTGCTCATGGACCAAGACGTACCGACAAAGGATCACAATGAGCTGAAAAGTGTTCTTATACATGCTCTGGCATCAAATGGAAATATAACAGATGCCTTGAGTATTTATGAAGAAATGAAGGAAGCTGGTTGCCACGTAGACCCAAAAACTATTATAACTCTTATAGTAAGTTTTTACTTTAATCTTATGTTTTACTCATAAGTTAGCCGAGTAATGGTGAACCAGATATACCATTACGTATTGCAATGAACTCGAGTTATTTTTCTGTAGGATCACGCTGATTCAAACGAAGAGTTGGCAACGTTGGCTCAACTCGCTCATGAGCTGAATGATTCTAAATACTGGATAGATGGTCTCTTCAAAATTGTCCTGTTTGCTGTCCGCAACAATAAGTCGTGGTACAGTGGATTATGCGTGCTCTATATTACTGTACTCCCATCATTGTTATTATTGTATGCTTCATCCaaagttttttttggtgtaGCTCTATTCTTGATTTGTTGAAGGAGACGAAAAACGACTTGTCCAAGGATGACATCGCTCTGGAATATTGGTTGGAAGAGGTCCGAATCTATTTCTCTCACACGTGTTAAAAAAACGTTGCAAGTTCTTCTCTTGTTCTTATTGTTAACTAGTATACTATAATACTATTTCTCTCTTACGTTTTAATAAACTTTGCAAGCTCTTCACTTGTTCTTAGTATACTATACCCACCGAAAATCCTGAATAAGTCTATGCATCTTATTGTTGAAACCAGGTGTTTAGGTCAATAGCAGAAACAGAGCCAAGTGATGTGAAGCTAGGGCTGGACTTGTTGGGCTTTATGAAGGAAGAGCTTGGGTTATGTCCTTCCAGAAAATGTCTAGATTTTCTTCTACATGCTTGTGTTAATGCCAAGGATAAGCAGACCGCTCTAGTGGTATGGAAAGAGTACCAGTTTGCAGAACTCCCTTACAATGTCCTCAACTATCTAAGGCAAGTGCTCTTTTATCTCTTCTTATAATAATCCTTGTCCATTTGAAAATCACAATTATCTAAGAGAGTGGTTTTATTCTTGGTAGAAGAGTAATGTGTTCTTGGTTTTATGGTCTTACAGGATGTATCAGGTGCTAGTGGCTGCAGGAGATTCAAAAAGTGCAAAGGAAATAGCATCCAAGATTCCTAAGGATGATAGAGATGTTAAATGTATAATCAAAGAAAGCCGTGTTGTATTTACTCCAAAACCGAAAAAGAAAACGTCGAAAAAGAAACGATTATCTTTATCTTGCCAAGCAAAGTAGGATCAGATCATCAGCTACCCCAATTGTATGAGATGTTGTACAGGAATGAACACAATTTTGCCACTAGAATggctgagttttttttttaattgcaacACTTGCAGTCTTTTATGTATTCACCCCAAGGATGAAGCCGTTACTGTAACAGGGAAGATTGCTGGACTCTGCTAAAGTCCTCACAGGTGAGCGGAAAGGGTTAGGAGCAACCGGGTGAGAGATATTCAGCCCTGCATTACGCAAAACCGCCTTTGCATTGCCGCAAGCATCTTCTGTCTTATCAGTGAAGAAACCAGGGATGCGCAGATTGTTCACTGCCTCAACTGCTCCTGACCAGCTTGAGTACCTGTCCAGGTCACAGTTCAAGGCTACAACGATGTCTGGTGGTGTCAGGTATGTTACCTCCTCTTGGTACAAGCCTTTCACAAAACTCACCTTGACTCTGCTGTTGTTTGTTGCTATTTTACCAGATAAGTCGGATGGAACTTCAGGTCCGACCATTATGATCTGCACGGTTCCTGTACCATTAAGTAAGTAACTGATCTCTGCAAATGCTTTAATCCAGTCGAGTTCTCGTTCTGGACCTAAGTAATGTACAGTCACTTCTTTCCCTTTGAGCAACAGGTTCTTGGAATGGGTGCTTAGTGTTGTTAATATGTGGTAAAGCGTTAAAGGGTATGAGAGAATATCAGAAACAGGGCTTGATGGTGGTAAACACCGAACATCATAGTAATCTGACCAATCTGACAAGAAGATCATACCCTGTGAATGCTCTTTCGGATTCTGAATTGGTAAATCCTGTGGATACTCACCTTCCTGAAGCCCTCCCCATGATTCAGCATCTGAGGAAGAGTCTTGTAAGAGCCCAAAAGGACGCTGAGAATAGCAACTGCATTGTCTTCTCCACATTCCCTTTTTGTGAACACCCAAAGATTCAAGCCATTCACATGGGTTTTCAGCATAGCACGAGAATGTGAAGATGTTCATcttgatctcttcttctctacccATCATAGCTTCATAGAGATTACAAACGCTCCTGTGCATCTCTCTCCAGTGCCGTTTCTCACATTCTGAACCACAGTAGATGGTTGCACGGCAATGACTACAACAAACAGACTCATCTCTATGAACAGCTTTGTCACACATTGTGCACCGTCTTAAACCCACTTCTGTACCTTTGGTCATGCCTGAAGCTAGCTCCAGCTCATCATCATCGCGTGTCATTACCGCAGTTTTATTCCACTCCTGCTCATATGATTGACCAGGCGGATGCGAAACCGTGACAGCAACAAAGTCATTTCCTTTAAACATCTCTGGTGGCCACTGAACATCAACAGTCTCTATAAAAGGCGAAAACTTAATCATCCTTGGCAACCCCTTGACTTGCTTCTCCTCTTGAAGAAGCAATGGATGAACCAAAGAAAGAGCTTTCATTACAGCAAACACAAGCCTAAGCTCTTCAAGTGTTGGGTTTCTAAACTGCAGCTCACCAGAGGTCATGCACCGGGCAACATCGATAACCGGAAACCGATCAGTTCCAGAAACTTCTAAACACAAAGACTTAACCATTCTCTTGTTACAAGGAAGCATCAGTGCCTCAACCTCATAAGTAACTCTTAAAACCTCAACATTAGGAACTCTAGCCATTTCCCTTGAATCATCATCACTCATCTTCAGTGCATAGCTCATGGATCTATACATATAGATTGCTATATCACCACCATCTCCTCCTATGAACTGAACACACTGAAAAGGCTGTCTCTTTCCTGACCAATCAGAGTCTTTTCCCACCCGGACACCAAACAAGTGACCTGGTCTGAGCCTCTTCCATGGCTCACTTCTGTATAAAGATGCTGAAGCTCTGAAAATGGAATGGATCATGTTGGGAGATATACCTTCAACTTTCATGAGGCAAACACCTGATCCAGGTCCAAGACCAGGACCTGACCCGAACTGATCCTGGAATCTACCAAACAAGTTCTTCAAATGCAAATCCATTCTTCAAGCTTTCCCCCAAAAGAGTAGTCAGATCTGAGTGAAAAGGAGCTCTGTCCAGAAGATTGTTTCAGTTTCTAAAAGCAAAGcagagaaaaacaaaacttcagATGAATTTGAATTCTGGAAGAAGGCAAACTATGGTTTTGTGCAGTTAAAACGGTCATGCCTCAACCgacaaaacaaaagttaaaaagtagtgtacatatatatttgaaaatttcaagaaaaaagAGTTTAGAGGTGTTATATCATAGAGTTCCTACAATGAAGTGTATACTTAATGGGTAATTGACATCTGATGCTATTtcatcaattctttttttttttagaattattacTTTACAGCCGACAATAATATTTGCACCATACCATatcattttacaaaattttcattttatactaaatattttatcttagtttttttcaaTTAGTTTGTGCATAATTgttattaaatcatttttttctggaAGTTGAACACTATACCTgctgt
The Brassica napus cultivar Da-Ae chromosome A1, Da-Ae, whole genome shotgun sequence DNA segment above includes these coding regions:
- the LOC106347892 gene encoding 15.4 kDa class V heat shock protein-like, with amino-acid sequence MDFQRIQLTPWEYLLSSRALNGYQVSQENHIRWSQTPDSHIFSVDLPGLRKEEIKVEIEDSIYLNIRTETTERSPDPPVRSFKRKFRLPESIDITGISAGYEDGVLTVSVPKVVLGRRSFFIDPSDVPESLQVLARAA
- the LOC106403870 gene encoding pentatricopeptide repeat-containing protein At4g21880, mitochondrial-like isoform X1; protein product: MGLRKAKHKLSAIFRVAMRNAGRKPPDAANTAEAVAGEYPEMDFNGQGTESWGSFPDILSPLKSFTDPSNTVQQGDSSGGTSSLAGLVSSGFGVKPRKRKDDNDFSSKKKTLELSAFLSGKLPPSTKKQHVARGRLQFETFKKNQSQLMKKLSKGCARKLGQETTFEVLFKMGKEAGEREYNARIQVCVENARRSNDAEYVLDQVGKAIEYLKEMRQGGFSIKEGTYGPFFRYLVDMEMVEEFQIFKEFIREASPESVERLVYYEMLLWIQVNDEEKIRELCNTVDYGGRISLSTLQEYHLVALCEKDRKEDLQKLLEIVDITKVSSPEVLKSVFEYLGNSLLEAVAMKLLLELRDSGEVETVSNLIFSYASCIPNSTVDDAILKFNNLHEELDIVPSSSSYEKLVNHLCGSNEVATALDVVENMCEEGLEISENILHSLLDAIAQILEFDLVQRIHSIMSNKCVKPNSETFRRSISLCIRIKDFEGAYNMLGNLKNFNLAPNSSMYNSIMAGYFREKNVNKALMVLKEMKEADVKPDSVTFSYLINYCDQEEAIAEYYKEMKEAGVQASKHIYMSLIKAYASCKQFEKAKQVLMDQDVPTKDHNELKSVLIHALASNGNITDALSIYEEMKEAGCHVDPKTIITLIDHADSNEELATLAQLAHELNDSKYWIDGLFKIVLFAVRNNKSCSILDLLKETKNDLSKDDIALEYWLEEVFRSIAETEPSDVKLGLDLLGFMKEELGLCPSRKCLDFLLHACVNAKDKQTALVVWKEYQFAELPYNVLNYLRMYQVLVAAGDSKSAKEIASKIPKDDRDVKCIIKESRVVFTPKPKKKTSKKKRLSLSCQAK
- the LOC106403870 gene encoding pentatricopeptide repeat-containing protein At4g21880, mitochondrial-like isoform X2, producing the protein MGLRKAKHKLSAIFRVAMRNAGRKPPDAANTAEAVAGEYPEMDFNGQESWGSFPDILSPLKSFTDPSNTVQQGDSSGGTSSLAGLVSSGFGVKPRKRKDDNDFSSKKKTLELSAFLSGKLPPSTKKQHVARGRLQFETFKKNQSQLMKKLSKGCARKLGQETTFEVLFKMGKEAGEREYNARIQVCVENARRSNDAEYVLDQVGKAIEYLKEMRQGGFSIKEGTYGPFFRYLVDMEMVEEFQIFKEFIREASPESVERLVYYEMLLWIQVNDEEKIRELCNTVDYGGRISLSTLQEYHLVALCEKDRKEDLQKLLEIVDITKVSSPEVLKSVFEYLGNSLLEAVAMKLLLELRDSGEVETVSNLIFSYASCIPNSTVDDAILKFNNLHEELDIVPSSSSYEKLVNHLCGSNEVATALDVVENMCEEGLEISENILHSLLDAIAQILEFDLVQRIHSIMSNKCVKPNSETFRRSISLCIRIKDFEGAYNMLGNLKNFNLAPNSSMYNSIMAGYFREKNVNKALMVLKEMKEADVKPDSVTFSYLINYCDQEEAIAEYYKEMKEAGVQASKHIYMSLIKAYASCKQFEKAKQVLMDQDVPTKDHNELKSVLIHALASNGNITDALSIYEEMKEAGCHVDPKTIITLIDHADSNEELATLAQLAHELNDSKYWIDGLFKIVLFAVRNNKSCSILDLLKETKNDLSKDDIALEYWLEEVFRSIAETEPSDVKLGLDLLGFMKEELGLCPSRKCLDFLLHACVNAKDKQTALVVWKEYQFAELPYNVLNYLRMYQVLVAAGDSKSAKEIASKIPKDDRDVKCIIKESRVVFTPKPKKKTSKKKRLSLSCQAK